The following proteins are encoded in a genomic region of Alosa alosa isolate M-15738 ecotype Scorff River chromosome 10, AALO_Geno_1.1, whole genome shotgun sequence:
- the tgm5l gene encoding transglutaminase 5, like → MEDLTIQFVNWDKEENVESHRTEGLDGESLVVRRGQPFKVSLKLGGRGYDPAKHRLFFKILLGNLYVQIPVAFSKQLERPDWAAFFQAESLAFDPQNVSVYLCTPASAPVGIYQLELSILSPYYHRVYKVGSFTLLCNPWLKEDSVYMPLKSHREEYVQNDFGLLYMGTPSNNVARPWSFDQYEADILQICMKLLDVSPQHQKDWKADYLSRGDPVYIGRVVSAMINSQDDQGVLMGRWSGSYSDGVHPTKWTGSGDILKQWAASNFSPVKYGQCWVFAGVMCTVMRVLGIPCRVITNFNSAHDTNANLVIEEYYSVMGEKLPRSNDSIWNFHVWVEGWMRRKDLGMAFDGWQVLDPTPQERSSGIFCCGPASVKAVQDKELRMVYDVPFVYAEMNAEVHTFIVSDNKSFQVDVDTERVGALIYTKAIGTNQPQDITADYKAREAPVPYSMDVPANGPTIMSRSLAFVPEPAAFNRRPRQGLAVSLKFQNVPAAGDDISFVVVVANLENSAKRLRQHVNAQVKEYSNLPGGTIWEDHRVMQVGPLQTLEIAHQIPYETCKVLVGEDLVNLAVVIEDMGSQDRVLAFDEFNIGNPEILIEVPNAQEVVLEKEHQAQLTFKNPFRMAIGGVLTIVGGGLLENKINIRVHLNPGETMQKTITFRPKMAGIKMLHASLALSNTPIVVRGFQTIRVKPM, encoded by the exons ATGGAAG ATTTGACGATTCAGTTTGTTAACTGGGACAAGGAGGAGAACGTGGAGAGCCACAGAACAGAGGGTCTGGATGGAGAGTCCCTGGTGGTGAGAAGGGGACAGCCCTTCAAAGTCAGTCTGAAGCTGGGGGGCAGAGGCTACGACCCAGCCAAACACAGACTCTTCTTTAAAATTCTATTAG gCAACCTGTATGTCCAGATCCCTGTGGCGTTCTCCAAGCAGTTAGAGCGCCCTGACTGGGCTGCCTTCTTCCAGGCTGAGAGCTTGGCATTCGACCCTCAGAACGTGTCCGTGTACCTGTGCACCCCCGCCTCCGCCCCTGTGGGCATATACCAGCTCGAGCTGAGCATACTCTCCCCGTACTATCACAGGGTCTACAAGGTGGGGTCGTTCACCCTGCTCTGCAACCCATGGCTCAAAG AGGATTCTGTGTATATGCCCTTGAAGAGCCATAGAGAGGAATATGTCCAGAATGACTTTGGTTTGTTGTATATGGGCACGCCCAGCAACAATGTGGCCAGACCATGGTCTTTTGACCAG tATGAGGCAGACATCTTACAAATCTGCATGAAGCTTCTTGACGTAAGCCCTCAGCACCAAAAGGACTGGAAGGCTGATTACCTGAGCCGCGGTGACCCGGTCTACATCGGCCGAGTGGTGTCTGCCATG ATTAATTCTCAGGATGACCAGGGAGTCCTGATGGGCAGATGGTCAGGGAGCTACAGTGATGGTGTCCACCCAACCAAGTGGACAGGGAGTGGGGACATTCTAAAGCAGTGGGCTGCATCCAACTTCAGTCCGGTTAAATATGGCCAGTGCTGGGTCTTTGCTGGAGTCATGTGTACTG TTATGAGGGTGCTGGGGATTCCTTGTCGCGTAATCACCAACTTCAACTCGGCCCACGACACCAACGCTAACCTGGTGATTGAGGAGTATTACTCCGTCATGGGGGAGAAGCTGCCTCGCAGCAACGACAGCATCTG GAATTTCCACGTGTGGGTGGAAGGCTGGATGAGACGTAAGGATCTGGGAATGGCGTTTGATGGATGGCAGGTGCTAGATCCCACCCCTCAGGAGAGGAGttcag GTATATTTTGCTGCGGCCCAGCATCAGTGAAGGCTGTGCAGGACAAAGAGCTCCGCATGGTCTACGACGTCCCGTTCGTTTACGCCGAGATGAATGCCGAGGTGCACACCTTCATCGTGTCAGACAATAAGTCCTTCCAGGTGGAcgtggacacagagagagtgggagcGCTCATCTACACTAAGGCTATTGGTACCAATCAACCCCAGGACATCACAGCTGATTACAAAGCTCGGGAAG CCCCTGTACCATACTCTATGGACGTTCCAGCAAATGGGCCCACTATAATGTCAAGATCACTTG CTTTCGTACCAGAGCCTGCTGCCTTCAACAGAC GACCCAGACAAGGTCTCGCAGTGTCCCTGAAGTTCCAGAATGTACCAGCAGCGGGAGATGACATCTCCTTCGTGGTCGTGGTGGCCAACTTGGAAAACAGCGCCAAAAGACTGAGACAGCACGTGAATGCCCAGGTCAAAGAATACAGCAACCTCCCAGGAGGCACCATCTGGGAGGACCACAGGGTCATGCAGGTCGGCCCTCTCCAAA CTCTGGAGATAGCGCACCAGATACCCTATGAGACATGCAAGGTCCTCGTTGGGGAGGACCTGGTCAATCTGGCTGTGGTGATTGAGGATATGGGGAGTCAGGACCGAGTGTTGGCCTTTGACGAGTTCAACATTGGCAACCCTGAGATCCTCATAGAG GTTCCAAATGCCCAGGAAGTGGTGCTGGAGAAAGAGCACCAGGCCCAGCTGACGTTCAAGAACCCGTTCAGAATGGCCATCGGTGGGGTGCTGACCATAGTCGGTGGCGGCCTGCTGGAGAACAAGATCAACATCAG GGTCCATCTCAATCCAGGTGAAACCATGCAGAAGACGATCACTTTCAGACCTAAGATGGCAGGAATCAAGATGCTCCATGCCAGCCTCGCCCTATCCAACACGCCAATTGTGGTCCGGGGCTTCCAAACTATTAGAGTCAAACCTATGTAA